A part of Emys orbicularis isolate rEmyOrb1 chromosome 13, rEmyOrb1.hap1, whole genome shotgun sequence genomic DNA contains:
- the LOC135888425 gene encoding zinc finger protein RFP-like, translated as MAAANPAKTLQEEATCSICLDYFKDPVMIIDCGHNFCRACITQCLWGWETNLSCPCCRGSFLRRNLKPNRQLANVAEVAKQLSLRLFKEPLGERVCEKHLETLKLFCEEDQTPICVVCDRSKEHRAHTVVPIEEAAQEYKVQIQSHLEILKKERAEILECQSSGEVKSQELLKEVEAERQKVVSEFQQLRLFLEEQEKHRLGRLGELDKEIVKMRDENATKYSKALTCLSDMVCEMEGKCQQPASEFLQVIRSTLSRCKTGKGKFQNPTAESPDWRRRIKELSQETVSLQDAVKKFKESLPSETVLKSANVSFDPATAHPRFVVSKRRKSVRWGDTRQDLPYSPKRFDPSRCVLGCEGFTSGKHCWMVEVGDGGNWAVGVSRESVRRKGEISLDPEGGIWAMGLCRGQYRVLTSPVTLLTLSGSPTRILVCLEYEEGLVSFIDIDSMARIFSFPSASFTGEKIFPFFRVGDMQTHLRLLPCITG; from the exons ATGGCTGCTGCGAATCCAGCCAAAACGCTCCAGGAGGAAGCTACTTGTTCCATCTGCCTGGATTATTTTAAAGACCCGGTGATGATTATAGACTGTGGGCACAATTTCTGCCGAGCCTGCATCACCCAGTGCTTGTGGGGATGGGAGACAAACCTCTCCTGCCCTTGCTGCAGGGGCAGCTTTCTCCGGAGAAACCTCAAGCCAAACAGGCAGCTGGCCAACGTGGCAGAGGTGGCCAAACAGCTCAGCCTGCGGCTGTTCAAAGAGCCTCTAGGGGAGAGGGTGTGTGAGAAACACCTGGAGACTCTGAAACTCTTCTGCGAGGAGGATCAAACTCCCATCTGCGTGGTGTGTGACAGATCCAAGGAGCACCGAGCTCACACGGTGGTTCCCATCgaggaggctgcccaggagtacaag GTGCAAATTCAGAGCCACCTGGAGATTTTGAAGAAAGAGAGAGCTGAGATACTCGAGTGTCAATCGAGTGGGGAAGTGAAAAGCCAGGAACTTCTG AAAGAAGTGGAAGCCGAGAGGCAGAAGGTTGTGTCTGAATTTCAGCAGTTGCGCCTGTTTCTGGAGGAACAAGAGAAACATCGGCTGGGCCGGCTGGGCGAGCTGGACAAGGAGATTGTGAAGATGAGGGATGAAAATGCCACCAAATACTCTAAGGCACTCACTTGCCTCAGCGATATGGTCTGCGAGATGGAGGGGAAATGCCAGCAGCCAGCGAGTGAATTCTTGCag gtcATCAGAAGCACCTTGAGCAG ATGTAAGACGGGGAAGGGGAAGTTTCAAAATCCAACTGCGGAATCTCCTGACTGGAGAAGAAGAATCAAAGAACTCTCTCAAGAAACCGTATCGCTACAGGATGCTGTGAAGAAATTCAAAG agTCTCTGCCATCTGAAACTGTGTTGAAATCAG CAAATGTGAGTTTTGATCCAGCCACGGCTCATCCCCGCTTCGTTGTGTCCAAGAGACGGAAAAGCGTGAGATGGGGAGACACGCGGCAGGATCTGCCCTACAGTCCTAAGAGATTTGATCCTTCTCGCTgcgtgctgggctgtgagggattcacctcgGGGAAACATTGCTGGATGGTggaagtgggggatgggggaaactgggctgtgggggtgtccagagagtctgtgaggaggaagggagagatcaGCTTGGACCCTGAGGGGGGCATCTGGGCCATGGGGCTCTGCAGAGGTCAGTACCGGGTTCTAACGTCCCCTGTGACTCTTCTGACCCTGAGCGGGAGCCCCACGCGGATTCTGGTTTGTCTGGAGTATGAAGAGGGGTTGGTGTCATTTATAGATATTGATAGCATGGCCAGGATATTTTCATTCCCATCAGCTTCTTTTACAGGGGAGAAAATCTTCCCTTTTTTCCGGGTTGGGGATATGCAAACGCACCTCAGGCTACTCCCCTGCATCACAGGTTAA